In the Aromatoleum bremense genome, one interval contains:
- the gspD gene encoding type II secretion system secretin GspD, which produces MTPIDMSTSKPFFRVCLIVLGSVAVLLAGCASGGAVKEEAVAKAAGVTAEAGVKTAPAAAKGGGEAKKAETEAVPRREPTLLTGNDRVINLPASKAVNISTGGAVSLKFEQAPVTDFVHAILGDLLKLDYTVHQPIGGEVTIHTQGSVPPDKVLSILESVLAANGLTLARDAQGLYHVGRPELLRGLGVSPVNVKALPAGQGMVVVPLQFVGAAEMADILRPVAPAEAFVRVDTLRNLLILSGSGNQIEGWLDFVNIFDVDMLKGMSVGLFPLEYASVKEVDAALRAVTGAPAAAAPAARGEGQQQAPAEIRQLPSFGPLGGVVRILPIERLNALLVVTPRAHYLQQAKEWIEKLDRPTDGGAEPQLYVYPVQNGSAQHLGSLLSAVFGGGQAGAARTPTDSGVAPGLSSSGRTGLGGSGMMSQALNNVGRNDGSQTPATTQFSLGPLVRVVADEFNNALLVYAPGSEYRKIEAALRRLDLSPTQVLIEASILEVTLSDETRFGLQWFFEGKLGGDYRGSGLFTDRASETLGRTVPGFSYSIANAAGQVRAVLNAMAQKSLVNVISSPSVMVLDNHTAVIHVGDQQPIRSTQTVTDGGTTSTSIQYKDTGVMLQVTPSANAGGMVAMDIKQSVTDVGAVDDATGQRSFNQREVASKVAVRTGETVILGGLIRDSDTNGKTGVPWLHDIPVLGPLFGTTSDVVRRTELLVMITPRVVQSDQQVRELGIEMRRRMEGLSVLPGWERFEADPGTGKNMPPAPEEIPAPPPARILSTYVGAGPE; this is translated from the coding sequence ATGACCCCCATCGACATGTCAACCAGCAAGCCATTTTTTCGCGTTTGTCTTATCGTGCTCGGCAGCGTTGCTGTTCTCCTTGCCGGATGTGCCTCTGGCGGCGCGGTGAAGGAGGAGGCGGTTGCCAAGGCGGCAGGCGTAACCGCCGAAGCTGGGGTGAAAACGGCCCCGGCTGCAGCGAAAGGGGGGGGCGAAGCGAAAAAAGCGGAAACTGAAGCCGTCCCGCGCCGCGAGCCCACCCTGCTTACCGGCAACGACCGCGTGATCAATCTGCCGGCCTCGAAAGCGGTCAATATTTCCACAGGGGGGGCAGTTTCGCTCAAGTTTGAGCAGGCTCCCGTCACCGACTTTGTCCATGCCATTCTCGGAGATCTGCTCAAGCTCGATTACACGGTGCATCAGCCCATTGGCGGCGAAGTCACGATTCATACCCAGGGGTCGGTGCCGCCGGATAAAGTTCTGTCGATCCTCGAATCGGTATTGGCCGCAAACGGCTTGACACTCGCGCGCGATGCGCAGGGGCTGTATCACGTCGGCCGCCCCGAACTGCTCAGGGGATTGGGGGTCTCGCCGGTCAATGTCAAGGCCCTCCCCGCCGGGCAAGGGATGGTGGTCGTGCCGCTGCAGTTCGTCGGAGCGGCCGAAATGGCCGACATCCTTCGTCCGGTGGCGCCCGCGGAGGCCTTCGTGCGCGTCGATACCTTGCGCAATCTGCTGATTCTGTCCGGCTCGGGCAACCAGATCGAAGGCTGGCTGGATTTCGTCAATATTTTCGACGTCGATATGCTCAAGGGTATGTCGGTGGGCCTGTTCCCGCTCGAATATGCGTCAGTCAAGGAAGTCGATGCCGCGCTGCGCGCGGTGACCGGCGCGCCTGCGGCTGCGGCACCTGCTGCGCGGGGCGAGGGTCAGCAGCAGGCGCCGGCCGAAATCAGGCAGCTGCCCTCTTTCGGTCCGCTCGGCGGCGTGGTGCGCATCCTGCCCATAGAGCGCCTGAATGCGCTGCTCGTAGTCACTCCGCGGGCACATTATCTGCAGCAGGCGAAGGAGTGGATCGAGAAACTCGATCGCCCGACGGACGGTGGTGCCGAACCGCAGCTCTACGTCTATCCGGTGCAAAATGGCTCGGCTCAGCACTTGGGCAGCCTGCTCAGCGCAGTGTTCGGCGGCGGGCAGGCGGGCGCGGCGCGCACCCCGACCGACAGCGGCGTGGCGCCCGGGCTGTCGTCCAGCGGGCGCACCGGCCTTGGTGGCTCGGGCATGATGTCGCAGGCGCTTAACAACGTCGGCCGCAACGACGGCAGCCAAACGCCAGCGACGACGCAGTTCTCGCTCGGTCCGCTGGTTCGGGTGGTGGCCGACGAGTTCAACAACGCGCTGCTGGTCTATGCGCCCGGTTCCGAATATCGCAAGATCGAAGCCGCGTTGCGCCGCCTGGACCTGTCTCCCACCCAGGTCCTGATCGAGGCCAGCATTCTCGAAGTCACCCTCAGCGATGAAACCAGGTTCGGCCTGCAATGGTTCTTCGAAGGCAAACTGGGTGGCGACTATCGCGGCAGCGGCCTGTTCACCGACCGCGCCAGCGAAACCCTCGGCCGTACCGTGCCGGGTTTTTCCTACAGCATCGCCAATGCCGCGGGGCAGGTGCGGGCAGTGCTCAACGCGATGGCGCAGAAATCCCTGGTGAACGTCATTTCCAGCCCCAGCGTCATGGTCCTCGACAATCACACCGCCGTCATCCACGTCGGCGACCAGCAGCCGATCCGCTCGACGCAAACCGTGACCGACGGCGGCACCACCAGCACATCGATCCAGTACAAGGACACTGGCGTAATGCTGCAGGTGACGCCGTCGGCCAACGCGGGCGGCATGGTCGCGATGGACATCAAGCAGTCGGTCACCGACGTCGGCGCAGTCGATGATGCGACCGGCCAGCGCAGCTTCAATCAGCGCGAGGTAGCGAGCAAGGTCGCGGTGCGCACGGGCGAAACCGTGATCCTCGGCGGCCTGATCCGCGATTCGGACACCAACGGCAAAACGGGCGTGCCCTGGCTGCACGACATCCCGGTCCTCGGCCCGCTGTTCGGCACGACCAGCGATGTCGTCAGGCGCACCGAACTGCTGGTCATGATCACTCCCCGGGTGGTGCAAAGCGACCAGCAGGTGCGTGAACTTGGCATTGAAATGCGTCGGCGCATGGAAGGCCTGAGTGTCCTGCCTGGCTGGGAGCGCTTCGAAGCTGACCCGGGCACCGGCAAGAACATGCCGCCGGCGCCCGAAGAGATTCCCGCCCCCCCCCCCGCCCGCATCCTGAGCACGTACGTGGGTGCCGGCCCCGAATAA
- a CDS encoding peptidylprolyl isomerase produces MARRHAPALRIVVSISKVADLVFLHKKQADFGLLFLFSILRAFCMKTKYVILLLSAVFANITAHAADEVLVRQGETAITRHDVQLAVENFVPEQGRAELMASEKRLRDFVAQLFAVRKLAEEARARTLEASERWKIDASTERAAAQVQLDHLINGQDLPDFEKAAREFYVAHPEQFAQPEQIKAQHVLIKSEGRSKEEALALAKQVAAQAKKDGQDFGKLAAEFTEDPSGKANGGDLGFFARGSMVKPFEDAVFGLKAAGDIVGPVESQFGFHVIRLVERKPEGSVPFEQVKDKLVRDETLKYRRMAIGKEYGRIGKLPGIEVDQDAIKALVKPLDFKAHARAAEK; encoded by the coding sequence ATGGCAAGACGACATGCACCAGCACTTCGAATTGTGGTTTCTATTTCGAAGGTGGCTGATCTGGTTTTTTTGCATAAAAAGCAGGCCGACTTCGGCCTGCTTTTTTTATTCTCGATATTGAGAGCGTTTTGTATGAAAACAAAGTACGTTATTCTGCTTCTTTCGGCTGTTTTTGCAAATATAACTGCACACGCTGCTGACGAAGTGTTGGTGCGCCAGGGCGAGACCGCGATTACCCGTCATGATGTCCAACTGGCGGTGGAGAATTTTGTGCCGGAGCAGGGGCGTGCCGAACTGATGGCAAGTGAAAAGCGCTTACGCGATTTCGTTGCCCAACTGTTCGCCGTGCGCAAACTTGCCGAGGAGGCGCGTGCCCGCACGCTCGAGGCGAGCGAACGCTGGAAAATCGATGCCTCTACTGAGCGTGCGGCGGCCCAGGTCCAGCTCGATCATCTGATTAACGGCCAGGATTTGCCCGATTTCGAAAAGGCTGCACGTGAGTTCTACGTCGCGCATCCCGAACAGTTCGCCCAGCCCGAGCAAATCAAGGCGCAGCATGTATTGATCAAGAGCGAAGGGCGCAGCAAGGAAGAGGCGCTGGCGCTGGCGAAGCAGGTCGCCGCGCAGGCGAAGAAGGATGGCCAGGATTTCGGCAAACTCGCCGCGGAATTCACTGAAGATCCGTCCGGCAAGGCCAATGGCGGAGACCTCGGTTTCTTTGCTCGCGGGAGCATGGTCAAGCCATTCGAGGATGCGGTGTTCGGTCTGAAGGCGGCAGGCGACATTGTCGGGCCGGTGGAGTCGCAGTTCGGCTTCCACGTGATCCGCCTGGTGGAGCGCAAGCCCGAGGGCTCGGTTCCATTCGAACAGGTCAAGGACAAGCTGGTGCGCGACGAGACGCTCAAGTACCGTCGCATGGCAATCGGTAAGGAGTACGGCCGCATCGGCAAGCTGCCCGGCATCGAGGTGGATCAGGACGCGATCAAGGCGCTGGTCAAGCCGCTCGACTTCAAGGCGCACGCCCGCGCGGCTGAAAAGTAA
- a CDS encoding ABC transporter ATP-binding protein produces the protein MSTIDGEVIRVRGLGKCYETYTAPHHRLLDLLWRGPHRRARHFWSLRDLSFSVRRGEAIGIIGRNGAGKSTLLQLLCGTLDPTEGQVQVRGRVAALLELGAGFNPDFTGIENVYLNAAILGLSRAQIDARLADILAFAEIGDFVHEPVKHYSSGMFLRLAFAVVAHVDADVLIVDEALAVGDALFAQKCMRFLREFRSRGVLLLVSHDIPSVTSLCDRALWLEHGSLRMAGTAKDVTEAYLEAVYAERQEVAGLRPNEGGAGSDMARPATGGELLAHDARRDLLIHSNLRNDLEVLPFDAEARGFGTGHVRVNWVGIRDHAERPLAWLVGGEEVMLEVRFEAFAQAADLIVGFMFKDRLGQVLFGENTYLACLDATPVFEAGMQGAARFAFRLPYLPSGEYAISVGIAAGTQEHHVQHHWVHDALVIRCVASHVTHGLLGVPMASIQLQVVHDDQNREVEQADAMAGVCHG, from the coding sequence ATGAGCACTATTGACGGCGAAGTGATCCGGGTGCGCGGCCTGGGCAAGTGCTATGAAACCTACACCGCGCCCCATCACCGCCTGCTCGATCTGCTGTGGCGCGGCCCGCATCGGCGGGCCAGGCACTTCTGGAGCCTGCGCGACCTGAGTTTCAGCGTCCGCCGGGGAGAGGCCATCGGCATTATCGGGCGCAATGGTGCCGGCAAGTCCACGCTGCTGCAATTGTTGTGTGGCACGCTCGATCCGACCGAAGGGCAGGTGCAGGTGCGCGGGAGGGTCGCCGCGCTGCTCGAACTCGGTGCCGGTTTCAATCCGGACTTCACCGGGATCGAAAACGTATACCTGAACGCCGCCATTCTCGGGCTGTCCCGGGCGCAGATCGATGCTCGTTTGGCCGACATCCTGGCTTTCGCCGAGATCGGCGATTTCGTCCACGAGCCGGTCAAGCACTACTCCAGCGGCATGTTCCTGCGCCTGGCGTTCGCGGTGGTCGCCCACGTCGATGCCGATGTTCTGATCGTCGACGAGGCGCTGGCCGTGGGCGACGCGCTGTTCGCACAGAAATGCATGCGCTTTCTGCGCGAATTCCGTTCGCGCGGCGTGCTGCTGCTGGTGAGCCACGATATTCCGTCGGTGACCAGCCTGTGCGACCGCGCGCTGTGGCTCGAACACGGTTCGCTGCGCATGGCCGGGACCGCCAAGGATGTCACCGAAGCTTATCTGGAAGCGGTCTATGCCGAGCGCCAAGAGGTCGCCGGCCTGCGTCCGAACGAAGGCGGCGCCGGAAGCGACATGGCGCGGCCGGCGACGGGGGGCGAACTCCTCGCCCACGACGCCCGCCGCGACCTGTTGATCCATTCGAACCTGCGCAACGATCTGGAGGTCTTGCCCTTCGACGCCGAGGCGCGAGGTTTCGGTACCGGGCATGTGAGGGTGAACTGGGTCGGCATCCGCGATCATGCCGAGCGCCCCCTTGCCTGGCTGGTGGGCGGTGAGGAGGTCATGCTCGAAGTGCGTTTCGAAGCGTTCGCGCAAGCGGCGGATCTCATCGTCGGCTTCATGTTCAAGGATCGCCTGGGGCAAGTGCTGTTCGGCGAGAATACCTACCTGGCGTGCCTGGATGCGACTCCGGTATTCGAGGCCGGCATGCAGGGCGCAGCACGCTTCGCCTTCCGTCTGCCTTACCTGCCTTCGGGCGAATACGCGATCAGCGTGGGCATTGCCGCTGGCACCCAGGAGCATCACGTTCAGCATCATTGGGTGCACGATGCGCTGGTGATTCGCTGTGTCGCGTCGCATGTCACGCACGGATTGCTGGGCGTGCCGATGGCGTCGATCCAGCTTCAGGTGGTGCATGACGACCAGAACCGGGAAGTGGAGCAGGCCGATGCAATGGCCGGAGTGTGCCATGGCTGA
- a CDS encoding ABC transporter permease — translation MAEAASLRVLRPVGLAWRHRELLREMTRREIVRRYRGSSLGAIWLVLAPLLMLAVYAFVFGVVFQVRWGGVGDSKAMFAAVLFCGVSVFSLFADVLNRSPMLILENVNYVKKVVFPLEILSYVAVLAACLHFAFSLVVLLVFVGVSMGVPPLSVVALPLVLLPFLLVLVGLSWLVAALGVFLRDVAQVTGFITTAMMFLSPVFYPITAVPESYRHLLWLNPMTHVVEMFRGILIFGRWPAWQELLLWWLVAAGALLVGHAVFRRLRSGFADVL, via the coding sequence ATGGCTGAGGCTGCATCGCTGCGCGTGCTGCGGCCGGTGGGGCTGGCCTGGAGGCATCGGGAACTGCTGCGTGAAATGACGCGACGCGAGATCGTGCGCCGCTATCGTGGCTCTTCGCTTGGCGCCATCTGGCTCGTGCTGGCGCCGCTGCTGATGTTGGCGGTGTATGCCTTCGTGTTCGGTGTGGTCTTTCAGGTGCGCTGGGGCGGAGTCGGCGACAGCAAGGCGATGTTCGCCGCCGTGCTGTTTTGCGGGGTATCGGTATTTTCGCTGTTTGCCGATGTACTCAACCGCTCGCCGATGCTGATCCTGGAGAACGTCAATTACGTCAAGAAAGTGGTGTTTCCGCTCGAGATCCTGAGCTATGTGGCGGTGCTCGCGGCGTGCCTGCACTTTGCTTTTTCACTGGTGGTATTGCTGGTCTTCGTCGGTGTCAGCATGGGTGTGCCGCCACTTTCGGTGGTCGCCCTGCCTTTGGTGCTGCTGCCTTTCCTGCTGGTGCTGGTGGGGTTGTCGTGGTTGGTTGCGGCGTTGGGGGTATTCCTGCGCGATGTCGCCCAGGTGACCGGTTTCATCACCACGGCGATGATGTTCCTGAGCCCGGTGTTCTACCCGATCACCGCGGTGCCCGAGAGCTATCGTCACCTGTTGTGGCTCAACCCGATGACCCACGTCGTGGAAATGTTCCGCGGCATACTCATTTTCGGGCGTTGGCCGGCATGGCAGGAGCTGCTGCTGTGGTGGCTCGTCGCAGCGGGCGCGTTACTCGTCGGTCATGCGGTGTTCCGTCGCCTGCGCAGTGGTTTTGCCGATGTCCTGTAG
- a CDS encoding class I SAM-dependent methyltransferase produces MTAASRPILRLLRVVVEGGFDIAPVRGVDERRIALRFDADTDEFVVGDCHLDGVRRLSVHPRWRALGADFQQQLANRYFTDELLVHRPDVIVIDGVTGASMDMVRVGALLGYPVLMRVPGVALPAAGTRARLWLADVVALASGIYVNGDEAADVAFRETFPARAPALAAGLEQALQALQPLPAVASSGSTVSGYAHYAFGLRDHGLLYRMQLPLAGHFDGCSEVLEVACGTAVFLDILRERGIAARGVERDSASVRYARGLGFDIDESDALDYLADAGGRFDGIYCSHFVEHLDIAGVDRLIGLIAHALRPGGVAVFVFPDPESIRSQLLGFWRDPEHVRFYHPDLIELMCRGYGLDPEFHSHRADGREVVPFAWQPPLNAAATVPNPPAALPSPAFPVEPAGRTERMLRRFGIISPAALRRLENAFTKHVAVQHEYTARLQSRVDELEGAVRSLWAVNQTWAWDDNAVIRVRKPA; encoded by the coding sequence ATGACTGCCGCGTCAAGGCCGATTTTGCGCCTGCTGCGAGTGGTGGTGGAGGGAGGATTCGATATCGCGCCAGTGCGCGGCGTCGATGAGCGTCGCATCGCGCTGCGTTTCGACGCCGATACCGATGAGTTCGTCGTCGGTGATTGCCATCTCGACGGCGTTCGTCGGCTCAGCGTGCATCCGCGCTGGCGAGCGCTGGGTGCGGATTTCCAGCAGCAACTGGCGAACCGTTATTTCACCGACGAACTGCTGGTGCATCGCCCGGACGTGATCGTCATCGACGGTGTGACCGGTGCGAGCATGGACATGGTGCGTGTCGGCGCGCTGCTCGGCTATCCGGTGCTGATGCGCGTGCCCGGTGTGGCGCTGCCGGCGGCAGGCACGCGCGCGCGGCTGTGGCTGGCCGACGTGGTTGCGCTGGCCTCGGGCATTTATGTCAATGGTGACGAGGCGGCCGATGTCGCTTTCCGCGAAACATTTCCCGCCCGGGCGCCTGCGCTCGCGGCGGGCCTGGAACAGGCGCTCCAGGCCCTTCAGCCGTTGCCTGCGGTGGCTTCCTCGGGCAGTACGGTGTCCGGCTATGCCCACTATGCTTTCGGCCTGCGCGATCACGGCCTGCTATACCGCATGCAACTGCCGCTCGCGGGACATTTCGACGGTTGCAGCGAGGTGCTGGAAGTGGCCTGCGGGACCGCGGTGTTTCTCGACATCCTGCGCGAGCGGGGCATTGCCGCGCGAGGCGTCGAGCGCGATTCCGCCTCGGTGCGCTATGCGCGTGGCCTGGGATTCGACATCGACGAGAGTGATGCGCTCGACTACCTTGCCGACGCCGGCGGCCGGTTTGATGGCATTTATTGTTCGCATTTCGTCGAACACCTCGATATCGCCGGAGTGGACCGGCTGATCGGCCTCATCGCGCACGCGCTGCGTCCCGGTGGCGTGGCCGTGTTCGTGTTTCCCGACCCCGAATCGATCCGCAGTCAGTTGCTGGGTTTCTGGCGCGACCCGGAACATGTGCGCTTCTATCATCCGGACCTGATCGAGCTGATGTGCCGCGGTTATGGCCTCGATCCCGAATTCCATAGTCACCGCGCCGATGGCCGCGAAGTGGTTCCGTTTGCCTGGCAGCCGCCGCTGAATGCTGCCGCAACGGTGCCGAATCCGCCCGCTGCGCTGCCTTCTCCTGCATTTCCGGTGGAGCCGGCCGGGCGCACGGAGCGGATGCTGAGGCGTTTCGGCATCATCTCTCCGGCCGCGCTGCGCAGACTCGAGAATGCTTTCACCAAGCACGTTGCGGTGCAGCACGAGTACACTGCGCGACTGCAGTCACGGGTGGACGAACTGGAGGGAGCGGTGCGCAGCCTGTGGGCGGTCAATCAGACCTGGGCATGGGACGACAACGCGGTGATCCGCGTGCGCAAGCCCGCGTGA
- a CDS encoding glycosyltransferase: MNDKHVGSDAESEIQRRGSAGAGADIIDVIVPIFRGAEETRRCLESVLGCSARARFELIVVDDCSPEPEVVALVDALAAAGRIHLLRNESNRGFVGSVNRAMALHPERDVVLLNSDTEVANDWLDRIAACARSASNIATVTPFSNNATICSYPFDGWTGEVPGTLGLAGLDRLFAHVHRGLIADLPTAIGFCMYIPRTALESLGLFDEVRFGRGYGEENDFSLRAAKAGWRNVLCADTFVYHRGGVSFGQERHELMKRAERALLEVHPDYNDRVAAFAAADPLHDLRQAIDEARRKAGAGEVAALATEQAVRGSDNVPFVVSDAEQSQPEAQRPHARRGKPVVLHISHSWGGGVDRWVRDFANADDQGWNLVLHSRTWRNEAGVRLELLDVLTGEEPVLAWDLDQPIATTTVSHGPYRAILDGIVAEFGVEAVIVSSLIGHSLDALDTGCPTIVVLHDFYPFCPALFAWFDGACQSCDRSLLQRCLGTNAFNVFWHHDDTDEWQALREEYAGKLKSDLVRVAAPSHTVYSRYATLFPVLRDKEVMLIPHGLGGVPVEPTIIPDDLLELLEGSRRLRVLVPGRLSLHKGFHLLQEVLSVLTGFAEILLLGSGEFGAPFAEMENVHVVPDYTNAELAARVAEFRPDCALLLSILPETFSYTLSEMQALGVPVVATRLGAFLERIEDGTSGFLVEPCADEIIARLRALAAQPEALAHVRDVLRAKPVRVAAQMVSDYRVLFQQVTVVRPVKAAGRMVTALTEAIEQRQVRERWFRAECERLQRLEAEAAGRNLSLEAERDSLQAALQAAHTEVVRLELHLVEIQTYRDALLDSTSWRLTRPLRAAREIITGKAYRVPCSSASLSQEAPVTPSCGPTAHDEQVPNEKSSPARVIAFRHGDALARRRADWLGSRLGLPVVELTDPMLAGMDLGMGVSLSVGVIVPNSGQEFVPESICLEGPVDVREQLDVVDNRLPEHVVVPSAAIAYSLNEAFGIKLPPAKVTPFPLVGNWTRNHLREAERVRLREALGVPDKTRIIVGIGRADAHSGLLRFARVAMEFAERNNGYCFVWIGGRDSEWLRGHWNEVGVPIALRRLFLIDEEAFELWLLAADAYLGCRHGGVHDAGVLEALAAGLPVAVEFGGSLADDLRSQASTHAFDLAVDEHALSRLLLWTRAPFTPRVAAARLVRERFGSEHAVAEFVAAFTA, encoded by the coding sequence GTGAACGATAAACACGTCGGCTCCGACGCCGAGAGCGAGATCCAGCGGCGTGGCTCCGCAGGTGCGGGGGCGGACATCATCGATGTCATCGTGCCGATATTCCGCGGTGCCGAAGAAACGCGCCGCTGCCTGGAGTCCGTGCTGGGCTGCAGTGCGCGGGCACGTTTCGAACTGATCGTCGTGGACGACTGCTCCCCGGAGCCGGAAGTCGTGGCGCTGGTCGATGCGCTGGCAGCGGCGGGCCGTATCCACCTGTTGCGCAACGAGAGCAATCGCGGATTCGTCGGTTCGGTCAACCGTGCCATGGCGCTGCACCCGGAACGCGACGTAGTGCTGCTCAACAGCGACACTGAGGTGGCGAACGACTGGCTGGACCGGATCGCCGCATGTGCGCGGTCCGCGTCGAACATCGCAACGGTAACGCCGTTTTCCAACAATGCGACGATCTGTTCGTATCCGTTCGACGGCTGGACCGGTGAGGTGCCGGGAACCCTTGGATTAGCGGGACTCGATCGGTTGTTTGCGCATGTTCATAGGGGGCTTATAGCAGATCTGCCGACCGCAATCGGCTTCTGCATGTACATCCCGCGGACGGCGCTCGAGAGCTTGGGTCTTTTCGACGAGGTGCGCTTCGGACGGGGCTACGGCGAGGAGAACGACTTCTCGCTGCGAGCGGCTAAGGCCGGCTGGCGCAATGTGCTCTGTGCGGACACCTTCGTCTATCACCGAGGAGGGGTGAGCTTCGGTCAGGAACGGCACGAGCTAATGAAGCGGGCAGAACGGGCGCTGCTTGAAGTGCACCCCGACTACAATGACCGCGTGGCTGCGTTTGCTGCTGCAGATCCGCTGCATGACCTGCGCCAAGCGATCGACGAGGCGCGGCGTAAAGCCGGTGCCGGGGAGGTGGCGGCGCTTGCGACGGAGCAAGCTGTGCGGGGCTCCGACAACGTGCCATTTGTCGTCTCGGATGCCGAGCAGAGTCAGCCTGAGGCGCAGCGGCCCCACGCGAGGCGCGGCAAGCCAGTGGTGCTGCATATATCGCATAGTTGGGGCGGTGGCGTCGATCGTTGGGTTCGCGATTTCGCGAATGCCGATGATCAGGGGTGGAACCTCGTGCTGCATTCGCGCACATGGCGCAATGAGGCGGGCGTGCGCCTCGAACTGCTCGACGTCCTGACCGGAGAGGAACCAGTGCTCGCCTGGGACCTGGACCAGCCGATTGCCACCACTACGGTCTCGCACGGCCCCTATCGGGCGATCCTGGACGGTATCGTCGCTGAATTCGGCGTCGAGGCGGTGATTGTCTCCTCATTGATCGGGCACTCGCTTGACGCCCTCGATACCGGATGCCCCACTATTGTTGTACTGCATGATTTTTATCCGTTTTGCCCGGCTCTGTTCGCTTGGTTTGACGGCGCTTGCCAGAGTTGTGATCGCTCTTTGCTGCAACGTTGTCTCGGGACGAACGCCTTCAATGTTTTCTGGCATCACGATGATACGGACGAATGGCAGGCACTGCGCGAGGAGTATGCAGGCAAGTTGAAATCCGATCTGGTGCGCGTCGCTGCCCCCAGTCATACAGTGTATTCACGCTATGCGACGCTTTTTCCGGTGTTGCGCGACAAGGAAGTGATGCTGATTCCGCACGGCCTCGGTGGAGTGCCGGTCGAGCCCACCATCATCCCCGATGATCTGCTTGAATTATTGGAAGGTTCGCGCCGACTGCGGGTGTTGGTTCCCGGACGCCTGTCACTGCACAAGGGGTTCCATCTACTCCAGGAGGTGTTGTCTGTCCTGACCGGTTTTGCCGAGATCCTGCTGCTCGGGAGCGGAGAATTCGGCGCGCCCTTCGCAGAGATGGAAAATGTCCATGTCGTGCCCGATTACACAAACGCCGAACTGGCCGCAAGGGTCGCGGAATTTCGACCGGACTGTGCGCTGTTGTTGTCCATATTGCCGGAGACGTTCAGCTATACGTTGAGTGAAATGCAGGCACTGGGAGTGCCTGTGGTCGCGACTCGACTTGGAGCGTTCCTTGAGCGAATTGAGGACGGGACAAGCGGATTCCTTGTCGAGCCCTGTGCCGATGAAATCATCGCCCGGTTGCGTGCACTTGCGGCACAACCAGAAGCACTTGCGCATGTCCGCGACGTCCTGCGTGCGAAACCAGTGCGCGTCGCGGCGCAGATGGTGTCGGACTATCGCGTGCTGTTCCAGCAGGTGACTGTCGTTCGTCCGGTAAAGGCAGCAGGAAGGATGGTGACTGCGCTCACAGAAGCGATCGAGCAACGGCAAGTACGGGAGCGCTGGTTTCGAGCGGAGTGCGAACGCCTCCAACGCTTGGAGGCAGAAGCCGCGGGGCGCAATCTCAGCCTCGAAGCGGAACGGGATTCGCTTCAGGCGGCGCTACAAGCAGCTCATACGGAAGTGGTCCGCCTCGAACTGCATTTGGTCGAAATCCAGACCTATCGTGACGCACTGCTCGATTCCACTTCGTGGCGCTTGACGCGACCGTTACGCGCAGCGCGCGAGATCATTACCGGTAAGGCATATCGCGTGCCGTGCTCATCTGCGTCCCTGTCCCAAGAGGCGCCTGTCACACCATCGTGCGGTCCAACGGCGCACGATGAGCAGGTGCCAAACGAGAAGAGCTCTCCGGCGCGGGTGATTGCGTTTAGGCACGGGGACGCGCTTGCGCGTAGGCGAGCAGATTGGCTTGGAAGCCGACTCGGCCTTCCAGTTGTGGAGCTAACTGATCCCATGCTGGCAGGAATGGACTTGGGCATGGGGGTGAGTTTGTCAGTGGGGGTGATCGTCCCGAACTCAGGACAGGAGTTCGTGCCGGAATCGATCTGTTTGGAAGGCCCCGTTGACGTTCGTGAGCAGCTGGATGTTGTTGACAACAGGCTTCCGGAACATGTTGTGGTGCCTTCAGCTGCGATCGCATACAGTTTGAATGAGGCGTTTGGCATCAAACTGCCGCCAGCGAAAGTTACGCCATTTCCGTTGGTCGGGAACTGGACACGTAATCATTTACGAGAAGCAGAACGTGTTCGCCTGCGCGAGGCGCTTGGTGTTCCGGATAAAACGCGAATTATTGTCGGCATCGGCCGGGCAGATGCGCACTCAGGCCTGCTGCGTTTTGCCCGCGTTGCAATGGAGTTCGCCGAGCGAAACAACGGTTACTGCTTCGTGTGGATCGGCGGACGAGATTCGGAATGGTTGCGGGGTCACTGGAATGAAGTCGGTGTCCCGATCGCGTTGCGCCGCCTGTTCCTCATCGATGAAGAGGCATTCGAGCTGTGGCTGCTCGCAGCCGATGCCTACCTCGGCTGCCGGCATGGTGGGGTCCATGACGCCGGCGTGCTCGAGGCGCTCGCGGCAGGACTGCCGGTTGCGGTGGAATTCGGCGGTTCGCTGGCGGATGACTTGCGTTCACAAGCATCCACTCATGCGTTTGATCTCGCAGTCGATGAGCACGCACTATCTCGTCTTTTGCTGTGGACCCGTGCGCCGTTCACCCCGCGCGTCGCCGCAGCACGCCTTGTTCGCGAGCGCTTTGGCAGTGAACATGCAGTGGCCGAATTCGTGGCCGCTTTCACAGCCTGA